The following are from one region of the Candidatus Krumholzibacteriota bacterium genome:
- a CDS encoding MFS transporter, whose product MTETADLHERKWWRWFVLVMVSLIMFGSYYVYDSLSPINDNIQTAMGLDNSKFGLLFTFYALPNIFFLLVVAGFFLDRVGIRKAGSFYAFLILLGTLLTSIGAGNSFALMLIGRMVFGFGSEATLLVTNKVIARWFKGKELGLAFGLNITVMRLGTVLALNSSAQIASWSGSWRWSVWAGTAVMLVSFILFLLYIFKDRSIDIAVEGGEEERIVMKDIFHLEPAFWAINLLCLTFYSAVFPFTSHATRFLQVKFAMSAAKGGQYTSYIMTASMIFTPVMGFLIDKFGHRGKIMIAGSMLIIPAHLLLGLTFVKPYIAFILLGISFSLVPAALWPAVPILVREKFLGTAYGLIAWIQSIGLAVFPWLAGKVVDMSGGDYTSMQWMFASLGLAGLFFSVMLMILDRKNRSGLELPSRLAQSRADAERDLSGS is encoded by the coding sequence ATGACTGAGACAGCGGATCTGCATGAGAGGAAGTGGTGGAGGTGGTTTGTCCTCGTCATGGTCAGTCTCATCATGTTCGGATCGTACTACGTCTATGATTCGCTCAGTCCGATCAATGATAATATCCAGACGGCGATGGGGCTTGATAATTCGAAATTCGGTCTCCTGTTCACCTTCTACGCCCTTCCAAATATCTTTTTTCTCCTCGTAGTGGCGGGGTTTTTTCTCGACAGGGTCGGTATCAGGAAAGCGGGGAGCTTCTACGCTTTTCTTATCCTTCTCGGTACGCTGCTTACATCGATAGGGGCGGGAAACTCATTTGCCCTTATGTTGATAGGAAGGATGGTCTTCGGATTCGGATCGGAGGCTACCCTTCTCGTAACGAACAAGGTGATAGCCCGGTGGTTCAAGGGAAAGGAACTCGGTCTCGCTTTCGGTCTGAATATAACAGTGATGAGACTCGGGACAGTCCTCGCGCTTAATTCATCGGCCCAGATAGCTTCCTGGAGCGGATCCTGGCGGTGGTCCGTATGGGCCGGTACGGCAGTGATGCTGGTCTCTTTCATATTATTCCTGCTCTATATCTTCAAGGACAGATCGATCGATATAGCTGTGGAAGGTGGAGAAGAAGAGCGGATAGTGATGAAAGACATATTCCATCTGGAACCTGCATTCTGGGCGATCAACCTGTTGTGCCTGACTTTTTATTCGGCAGTCTTTCCCTTCACGAGCCACGCGACCCGGTTCCTTCAGGTCAAATTCGCCATGAGCGCGGCGAAGGGAGGGCAGTATACTTCATATATAATGACTGCCTCGATGATCTTTACGCCTGTGATGGGTTTTTTAATCGATAAATTCGGACACCGCGGAAAGATCATGATAGCCGGTTCGATGCTTATTATTCCGGCACACCTGCTTCTGGGTCTTACTTTTGTGAAACCATACATAGCCTTTATCCTGCTTGGAATATCGTTTTCGCTGGTGCCGGCGGCGCTGTGGCCAGCGGTACCGATCCTTGTACGGGAAAAATTCCTCGGCACTGCCTATGGTCTTATAGCATGGATCCAGAGTATCGGCCTGGCAGTATTCCCGTGGCTTGCCGGCAAGGTAGTCGATATGTCAGGCGGCGATTACACCAGCATGCAATGGATGTTCGCTTCGCTCGGTCTCGCCGGGCTTTTCTTCTCTGTCATGCTGATGATCCTTGACCGGAAAAATCGTTCCGGTCTGGAGCTTCCGAGCCGGCTTGCCCAATCCAGGGCCGACGCGGAGAGGGATCTATCCGGGAGTTGA